A stretch of DNA from Rhizobacter sp.:
AGGCGCGCTTCCAGCCGTCGACGAGCGCCTTGGCGCGCTGCGCATCGGAGAACCAGTCGGAGCCACCGGCCGCCCAGTAGGCCTGCACCACGAGCGGCGTGGCGCCCACGGTGATGAGGTCGTTGATCGCCATCGCGATGGTGTCTTGCGCGATGCCGTCGTAGTAGCTCTTGCCGGTGAGGGCCTTCATCTCGTCGGCCACCAGCGCCTTGGAGCCCAGGCATTCGACGATCGAGGCGATGTAGAACGGCCCCACATCGACCACATACGCCGATTCGCCGCGCGACGCTTCGACTTCCGTGAACCCGTGGCCGGCCAGATGGGCGCCCGTGGCCTTGGCGGCGCGCTGGGCGGCGACCTTCAGCGGGTCGATCAGGTCGTAGTTGACGCCAGCTTGTTCGTAGCTGATCGTGTCTTGGGCGGGCGTGGAAGTCATCGGTCGGGCCGGCAGGCTGATGGGCAGGAGAAGGCAGGATTATCCCGGATCACTCAGGGCTGGCTCATTAGAATGCCCCGATGTCCTACCTCGTCCTCGCCCGCAAATACCGATCCCGCGACTTCGAGGCATTGGTGGGCCAGGAGCATGTGGTCCAGGCCCTGAGCAACGCGCTGACCCAGCAGCGCCTGCACCACGCCTACCTTTTCACCGGCACGCGCGGCGTGGGCAAGACCTCGGTCTCGCGCATCCTGGCCAAGGCGCTCAACTGCGTCGGCGCCGACGGGCAGGGCGGCATCACCGCCCACCCCTGCGGCGTGTGCAACGCCTGCCGCGACATCGACAGCGGCCGCTTCGTCGACTACGTCGAGCTCGATGCGGCGTCGAACCGCGGCGTCGAAGAGATCTCGCTGCTGCTCGACCAGGCGGTCTACAAGCCGGTGGTGGGGCGCTTCAAGGTCTACCTGATCGACGAAGTGCACATGCTGTCGAACACCGCGTTCAACGCGATGCTGAAGACGCTGGAAGAGCCGCCCGAGTACCTGAAGTTCGTTCTCGCGACGACCGACCCGCAGAAGGTGCCGCCTACCGTGCTGTCGCGCTGCCTGCAGTTCAACCTGCGGCCGATGGCACCGCAGACGGTGCAGGAGCACCTGGCGAAGGTGCTGGCCGCTGAAAGCATCGAGGCCGAGCCCGGTGCCTTGCGCCTCTTGGCAAAGGCCGCGCGCGGCTCGATGCGCGATGCCTTGTCGCTCACCGACCAGGCGATTGCCTTCGGGGCCGGCACCCTGAGCGAAGCCGGCGTGCGCCAGATGTTGGGGGCGGTCGACCGCAGCCATGCGGTGCGGTTGGTCGAAGCGCTGGCCGCGGGGCAGGGCGCCGAGGTCGTCGCGGCGGTGGAGGGTTTGCGTGGCCTCGGCCTGTCGGCGGCAGGCACGCTGGAAGAGATGGCGGCCCTGCTGCAGCAGATGGCGGTGGTGCAGGCGGTGCCCGAGGCCATCGACGACAACGACCCCGACAGCCCGACCGCAGCGCGCCTGGCCGGGCTGCTGGCGCCCGACGAAACA
This window harbors:
- the dnaX gene encoding DNA polymerase III subunit gamma/tau, producing the protein MSYLVLARKYRSRDFEALVGQEHVVQALSNALTQQRLHHAYLFTGTRGVGKTSVSRILAKALNCVGADGQGGITAHPCGVCNACRDIDSGRFVDYVELDAASNRGVEEISLLLDQAVYKPVVGRFKVYLIDEVHMLSNTAFNAMLKTLEEPPEYLKFVLATTDPQKVPPTVLSRCLQFNLRPMAPQTVQEHLAKVLAAESIEAEPGALRLLAKAARGSMRDALSLTDQAIAFGAGTLSEAGVRQMLGAVDRSHAVRLVEALAAGQGAEVVAAVEGLRGLGLSAAGTLEEMAALLQQMAVVQAVPEAIDDNDPDSPTAARLAGLLAPDETQFLYSIVLHGRAELALAPDEYSGLVMVLLRMLAFRPGAAGTSPQRVAPAPVSRPAPASAPVASKPVVAAPAARAAVVAPPPAARASVAPAPAPVASREPPPWLDEVPDEDEPTAAPVEVREPPKPFAVSPAGFEPTPLGDRWAEVVAKMIEAGSIGALVRELAMQAQCLSAGEGGVWRLRVERETLRAPAQRDKLQAALATLLGQPVQLEVEAGAATDTPAQRASVERARRQNEAEQIIHNDPLVQALMKQFKTARIVPGSVKPH